The sequence CCAAGCTGGAATTACTCAAAAGGCCCTGGGTCTTAGGGCCATATTTTACTGACGCCTCCTGCCACCCTCTAGACACAGATTACATCAGTGTTGAGGAGCTGGCCCAGGTGGAACAGATGCTGGCACACCTGACCACTGCATCTGCCCAGGCAGCAGCTGCCTCTCTGGTGAGTGGGGCCACAGCACCCAGGTTCACATCCCTCAAATACGTATCAGCACAGCTGTGTGCAGTGTACTGCCAGTTGTCTAGGCATCCAACCTCAGCCCACCCTGCACCCTGCTCCCTGCAGCCCACCAGTGAGGAAGACCTCTGCCCCATCTGCTATGCTCACCCCATTTCTGCTGTGTTCCAGCCCTGTGGCCACAAGTCCTGCAAGTAAGCGGGCCCCATGGGAacagggggctgggcaggggagtAGCAGGGATACACAGACCACCCTCATGCCCTCCCCTGCTATATAGAGCCTGCATTAACCAGCACCTGATGAACAACAAGGATTGCTTCTTTTGCAAAGCCACCATTGTGTCTGTAGAGGACTGGGACAAGGCAGCCAATGCAAGTGCCACTTCCTCTGCTGCCTAGACCCACCTCACCCACAGAACAGGAACCTTCACCCTTGAAGTCAAACTCAGGCTGGGTCCTATTTATGAGCTCCCCTTGCCCTGTCTCCCAAAGCTcgtacccacccacccaccccgccccggcccccgcccTCAACCTTCTTGTCTGTGTGTAACCTTGTTGGCAGGAGCCCAGCCTTGCCCTAATTGTGCCTGAGCTTGACTTTCAGTCAGGGCCACAATGAGCATTAAATTATTATTCCATACAGTTCTTGCTTGGCCCTTCTTGAGGGAGTGGGCTTTGTGGGGGATACCTAGTGAGAATCCTGCCAGGTGATGTCCATGGGAGAAGGCAGGTGTCCAATAGCTTCACCCTTGTCCAATCCTCCCCTGCCAAATGGCAGTGAGTCCAGGGCTTTCTGATGTGTTGAGCTAGTGTTCCCtctggtggtggggagagggggtgctCAGCCAGCCCCACAGCATCCCTTCACATGATGATTCGAGGCTCCGGAACCGACTCACCAATAGATTTGTGGGGCAGCACACTGGCCCCGTTAAGGTAGAGCTCATCATTAACTATGACGTCCTCGCCCAGCACTGTCACATTCTCCATGCGCACCTtggggggaggggccaggccttGTCAGCAAGATGGGCATTCCCACCCCTTCCCATCTGGCCCAGCCCAGAGTCTTACCCATTGGCCCACTCGGCAGCGCCAGCCTACAATGCAGGACTCAAGCCAGGAGTGGGAGCGGATGTGGGCATCTCGCAGCACTGTGCACCGCCGGATACACACGCCATCCTCCACCACTACACCAGGACCCAGGCTCACATTGGGGCCAATGCTGCAGTTCTTGCCAATGCGGGCACTTGGGTCCTGAGGATAGTGGGGAAAATACAATTGAGCCATTTATCCCCTGAGATTGAGGAGGCTGATAATGGGCTGGGGAAGGGTCTCACCACTAGCACGTTGCCCACAATGCCAGGACCTGAGCACAGTTGCTCAGGTTGCTTCTGTCGCAATGATTGCAGGAAGAGGCACATGCCTGTGAGGAAATCCTTGGGCTGCCCAATGTCCATCCAGAAGCCTATAGGGAGAGAATGCATCAGGGAGCTCAGCCCAGCCACAGACCACCCCAACCCTGTGGCCTCTCTGCCTCACCCTGCAACTCCATGGCATAGAGCTGCCCCTCCTTGGCCATGACCGGGAAGATCTCCTTCTCAATGGAcgtgggctgcagctgtgggagTGGGCAGCTCATGAGCAGGGTCATGGCAGTGGTGGCCTGCCCTACCCCGGCCCACCCAGCAGCAGGCTTCTACACACCTGGATGCGCTGCAGCACTGCAGGGCTCAGGATGTACATGCCTGCATTGATCTTGTTGGACACAAACACCTGTGGCTTCTCCACGAACCGGTGAATACGGCCTGTATCAGCCTCACACACCACCACACCATACTTAGAGGGCTCCTCCACTTTGGTCACCTGAGTGCAGGGGGACCTCAGACCTAGTCCAGGGCTCCTGAGTCTTGAGGTACATGGTGTCTTATATCTGGGATTGTGCCCCCAGATGCATAAAGGCACATACTGCATGGTTCTGCA is a genomic window of Sus scrofa isolate TJ Tabasco breed Duroc chromosome 13, Sscrofa11.1, whole genome shotgun sequence containing:
- the GMPPB gene encoding mannose-1-phosphate guanyltransferase beta encodes the protein MKALILVGGYGTRLRPLTLSIPKPLVDFCNKPILLHQVEALASAGVDHVILAVSYMSQMLEKEMKAQEQRLGIRISMSHEEEPLGTAGPLALARDLLSETAEPFFVLNSDVICDFPFQAMVQFHRHHGQEGSILVTKVEEPSKYGVVVCEADTGRIHRFVEKPQVFVSNKINAGMYILSPAVLQRIQLQPTSIEKEIFPVMAKEGQLYAMELQGFWMDIGQPKDFLTGMCLFLQSLRQKQPEQLCSGPGIVGNVLVDPSARIGKNCSIGPNVSLGPGVVVEDGVCIRRCTVLRDAHIRSHSWLESCIVGWRCRVGQWVRMENVTVLGEDVIVNDELYLNGASVLPHKSIGESVPEPRIIM